Proteins from one Porites lutea chromosome 3, jaPorLute2.1, whole genome shotgun sequence genomic window:
- the LOC140930694 gene encoding uncharacterized protein: MASGEDPTCLTCEVSGEDVSLQELNKSIDELSICDEPDSNLPSTSTPVKVQRRLAYQFDRSATGNGDSNDDDNRRGTKHDLTPGSKQNPSPPKTKRFLVGKTIS; encoded by the exons ATGGCATCCGGTGAAGATCCCACGTGTTTGACTTGTGAAGTTTCCGGGGAAGATGTAAGCTTACAAGAATTGAACAAGTCCATCGACGAGCTTAGTATTTGTG ATGAACCAGACAGTAATCTACCATCAACAAGCACTCCAGTGAAAGTTCAAAGAAGGCTTGCGTACCAGTTCGATCGGTCAGCTACAGGCAATGGTGAcagtaatgatgatgacaatagaAGGGGAACAAAACACGATTTGACTCCTGGTTCGAAGCAAAACCCAAGTCCGCCAAAGACAAAACGCTTTCTTGTTGGTAAAACAATTTCATAA
- the LOC140930683 gene encoding uncharacterized protein, with protein sequence MLKVLVTSPRRCTNPNKLSKMVDGGDNLFLFGDDFEAILDILDEDEVLQEQFSTAASEVQSSEIVCSDCRKKDKTRGGYQRHRAAKHSPNPNEHRLTLTPSILAEIVRNALKNIYQREVFAEELREELKQYEYAVLEEGTQEFSVMKALFEGYSKNGNAEKFYGNYYAQIPLKSPMFFKGLSRNAATLLTTKVADFILSYCKGIKSSSHNNPPSAQTVLSEKQQAGLQYVGGYVSHNLHKKYTRNNKTENQQAMAILKAGKLEHGCQSQKLVSSLSRGGLWNITKYAQNIFLKTEHQFRHFTSGNCLKKVDIAGITLKSVTDSEVLSSFQHMVSDAELIPEGEVSKNVLHAIVSLYIRVRSFSCAKDIIQHFKVNAKQTKAKALRKEIMRTHDQEQARPE encoded by the exons ATGTTGAAAGTACTTGTCACGTCACCGCGACGGTGCACAAACCCAAACAAACTTTCAAAGATGGTGGATGGTGGAGacaatctttttttgtttggcgATGACTTTGAGGCGATTTTAGACATCCTTGATGAAGATGAGGTGCTACAGGAACAATTTTCAACTGCTGCCAGTGAA GTCCAATCAAGCGAGATCGTGTGCAGTGACTGTaggaaaaaggataaaacaaGAGGAGGATATCAAAGGCACCGAGCTGCAAAGCACAGTCCAAATCCGAACGAGCATCGTTTGACTTTGACTCCAAGCATTCTAGCTGAGATTGTACGCAATGCTTTAAAGAACATTTATCAAAGAGAAGTGTTTGCTGAAGAACTAAGGGAGGAGTTAAAGCAGTATGAGTATGCAGTGCTTGAAGAAGGAACACAAGAATTCTCTGTAATGAAGGCATTATTTGAAGGCTATTCAAAAAATGGGAATGCCGAGAAATTCTATGGCAACTATTATGCTCAAATACCATTGAAGTCTCCAATGTTTTTCAAAGGACTGTCTCGTAATGCTGCAACACTGCTCACAACCAAGGTCGCTGATTTTATTCTCTCCTACTGCAAGGGCATTAAGTCTTCTTCCCACAATAACCCACCTTCAGCCCAAACTGTGCTGTCAGAAAAACAACAAGCTGGTCTGCAGTATGTTGGTGGATATGTCTCGCATAACTTGCATAAAAAGTATAcaagaaataacaaaacagaGAACCAACAGGCAATGGCAATCTTGAAAGCTGGTAAACTAGAGCATGGGTGTCAGAGTCAAAAACTGGTGTCAAGTTTAAGCCGTGGTGGCTTGTGGAACATTACCAAGTATGCACAGAACATTTTCCTTAAAACAGAGCATCAATTTAGGCATTTCACTTCGGGAAACTGCCTGAAAAAAGTGGATATTGCTGGCATAACTCTCAAATCAGTAACTGACAGTGAGGTATTGTCAAGCTTTCAACATATGGTTTCAGATGCAGAGCTGATCCCAGAAGGTGAAGTGAGCAAAAATGTGCTGCATGCTATTGTAAGCTTGTATATAAGGGTGCGCTCATTTTCATGTGCTAAGGACATTATTCAGCACTTCAAAGTGAATGCAAAGCAAACAAAGGCTAAAGCTCTCCGAAAGGAAATCATGAGAACTCATGACCAAGAACAAGCAAGGCCTGAGTAA